The following are encoded in a window of Spiroplasma tabanidicola genomic DNA:
- a CDS encoding ATP-binding cassette domain-containing protein — MEKSLQKNEKEKVINSHQILNLNNNQSGIQVNKLEKKFKSGYGIEDINFIVKPGKVFGYLGPNGAGKSTTIRSLMGFIKPDKGSSLIETKGVEELTTYDSWKDKDDTQKLIGYVPGEIAFPENMNGVNLLKMIFKLRNMTDWEQVKKYIYYWEFDPNMKIKKMSKGMKQKLALVIAWMHNPDIIILDEPTTGLDPLMQEKFVSLVKKSKAEGKAIIMSSHIFSEIEKTCDTVAIIKKGKIVSLIDVKDIHYNDEKTYEVKFQNKVDNILKESKLWKVDLIDEKTAMVVVENKNINQFLEVVTSLKAEFLKEHPLDLEQYFMKYYENEISTVVKDNIEKFDNNIKPTAKHKAKLEFIKRSYRKMSTLWLFLTILPIAMLSILFITMYTKGTFDLDPALNGKSLVETQMKIKATLNQVMNMMFFGNLGFLLPVVFIIVTSGSIVSGEVEKGTMVNMLTTSLTRKSVIITKLTSFISLIGLGTLLQYIVSIIFIQAFKIQEYIDLSTFAVKFLGLFLLLFLIGSIGFMSSCYFNRSVYALSLVGVIVIVSWVLTIAAKADESLKPLKYISINTLFDYEGAKASDLSTFLGQYLFMALAGTGLFVGSYFVFTKKDLPL; from the coding sequence ATGGAAAAAAGTTTACAAAAAAATGAAAAAGAAAAAGTGATTAATTCACATCAAATATTAAATTTAAATAACAATCAAAGCGGGATTCAAGTCAACAAACTAGAAAAAAAATTTAAATCAGGATATGGAATTGAAGATATTAATTTCATAGTTAAACCTGGAAAAGTTTTTGGTTATTTAGGACCAAATGGTGCTGGTAAGTCAACAACAATTAGATCTTTAATGGGATTTATAAAACCCGATAAAGGAAGTTCTTTAATAGAAACAAAAGGTGTTGAAGAGCTTACAACTTATGATTCATGAAAAGATAAAGATGATACACAAAAATTAATAGGTTATGTTCCGGGGGAAATTGCTTTTCCAGAAAATATGAACGGAGTAAATTTATTAAAAATGATTTTTAAATTAAGAAATATGACAGATTGAGAACAAGTTAAAAAATATATTTATTATTGAGAATTTGATCCCAATATGAAAATAAAAAAAATGTCAAAAGGTATGAAACAAAAACTAGCTCTTGTAATCGCTTGAATGCACAACCCTGACATTATAATATTAGATGAACCAACAACCGGATTAGATCCATTGATGCAAGAAAAATTCGTATCTTTAGTTAAAAAATCTAAAGCTGAAGGAAAAGCTATTATTATGTCATCCCATATATTTTCAGAAATTGAAAAAACTTGTGATACAGTTGCTATTATTAAAAAAGGAAAAATAGTCTCATTAATTGATGTTAAAGATATTCATTATAACGATGAAAAAACTTATGAAGTTAAATTTCAAAATAAAGTAGATAATATTTTAAAAGAATCAAAATTATGAAAAGTTGATTTAATTGATGAAAAAACTGCAATGGTAGTTGTAGAAAATAAAAATATAAATCAATTTTTAGAAGTAGTTACGAGTTTAAAAGCAGAGTTTTTAAAAGAACATCCATTAGATTTAGAACAATACTTTATGAAGTATTATGAAAATGAAATTTCAACTGTTGTAAAAGATAACATAGAAAAATTTGATAATAATATTAAACCAACAGCAAAACATAAAGCTAAATTAGAGTTTATAAAAAGAAGTTATAGAAAAATGTCAACTTTATGATTATTCTTAACTATCTTGCCAATAGCGATGTTGTCAATTTTATTTATAACAATGTATACAAAAGGTACTTTTGATTTAGATCCTGCTTTGAATGGTAAAAGTCTAGTTGAAACACAGATGAAAATTAAGGCCACATTAAATCAAGTTATGAACATGATGTTCTTTGGAAATCTTGGTTTCTTATTACCGGTTGTCTTTATAATTGTTACTTCTGGTTCAATAGTTTCTGGAGAAGTAGAAAAAGGAACAATGGTTAATATGTTAACTACAAGTTTAACTAGAAAAAGTGTAATAATAACAAAATTAACTTCATTTATAAGTTTAATTGGATTAGGAACTTTGTTACAATATATAGTTTCAATTATATTTATTCAAGCATTTAAAATTCAAGAATATATTGATTTATCAACATTTGCAGTTAAATTCTTAGGTTTATTTTTGTTATTATTTTTAATAGGTTCAATAGGATTTATGTCAAGTTGCTACTTTAATAGATCAGTTTATGCACTTTCGTTAGTTGGAGTTATAGTTATAGTTTCATGAGTATTAACAATTGCTGCAAAAGCTGATGAATCTTTAAAACCATTGAAATACATTTCAATTAATACATTATTTGATTATGAAGGAGCAAAAGCAAGCGATTTATCAACTTTTTTAGGACAATATCTATTTATGGCATTGGCTGGAACTGGATTATTTGTAGGATCTTATTTTGTATTTACTAAAAAAGATCTACCTTTATAA
- a CDS encoding AAA domain-containing protein, which translates to MGKIIENDGSKELFLDFSYIQNVMFKENIAELDNIISKLEIENINSYQELQQFLRNSMIKQAFICLIDDKTRQLNKKSKDNYVYDAIIRIELNTTSQSKLPKDTYLGFFVNINPKTPYLTISSIFETRLKPIAQEFESIIQESRIQLIRYQGQITPEEVLRRNVLNSSNIASIGKLVSKFEEEKNKWLNYLDFSYDLLEVQRKNSLPYLNAIAKKVIKIDKRDYKDNLKFLKFYNLKSNTYLFLEENQKEVLESYNIDYLVTNLIILDVLCDNTEKLEKIIKTNELAIVPLKVSKTLPAMYNIQKNIKDIFDFSFEKLQDNFIVINLTIFIEENSNIESLMHYWEKNNETIFGGSLELEETKKYFYEELNEWKVHQLVYESENNFDYSLFKNKNNIDSLACGYLAYIGIGEDVLIERGRQVLKRISEGNTKNPYLINYLFNTKLIDLSETNNSFTLDDKDFYYTLNREQKEAVKKALNSKDVFLLQGPPGTGKTQVICEIIFQLTKINRKVLVSSQNHEAIKNVVDRLPYEPNINRIRLTNQINLKTKSVNNFSPERSVYNYYKSIAKSMFDDMMVEQEAINEVKEIENKLEKLLINSKGYHQKNTQAKKIQSEIEEINQEINKLKTEYLEKIHFRNSLKEELLNVENLIEVLSNFDFNISINISNLIYQLYNQEIKFLFEEYILNNLNENIYEENVFYKIRKVCELVLFKDEIFISIKNLKKRIVDLKRDAEFELAEKEEGSLNALEKLLLKNEGIRSLISILSQFRNKLEDLKIDINYKLEKIKSDENLENKIDNLEIKKNELYVTRQNLSELAGENAAEVRELIKFANKKFNLSLGITDVDLEEQVKNQLEIYGKSLQKRKEKTDTLKSFYELVSSYASDNYNITNEWEKEIATENFTPQMIQESRRYTSSVLNNLVNVYAMTLTSTNMFRFNKDESAKKLGLEEINLKTMDVDVVIIDEASKATLLEILMPLIYGKSLILVGDYRQLPPILKLKPSDVDLVNEITKKNYNYQELYELLDQSAFKSLISAKNKSITTMLKTQYRSHRQIMEVVNKFYDNELRVEPQVSEQKMHDLSVLSKYDNEIINSKNSVYWIDSTYNLSEEVSFEEGEEYSTSLYNSLEIDLTCELVKNIDKSLEQKKLKIKPSLAIISFYALHVTKLKKVLNKIKIKNINLIINTVDDFQGKEADYVIVNMVRNPKRLSSKSGREFLKKYERINVAFSRARELLIIVGAQRAVNDITVQIPTVNDPSISNTYDVYSDIISKIHYDGGTLTTKDIL; encoded by the coding sequence ATGGGCAAAATTATCGAAAATGATGGGTCTAAAGAACTTTTTTTAGATTTTTCTTATATTCAAAATGTTATGTTCAAAGAAAACATTGCAGAGCTTGATAATATAATTTCAAAATTAGAAATTGAAAATATAAATTCTTATCAAGAATTACAACAGTTTTTGAGAAACTCAATGATTAAGCAAGCTTTTATTTGTTTGATTGATGACAAAACTAGACAATTAAATAAAAAAAGTAAAGATAATTACGTTTATGATGCAATAATTAGAATCGAATTAAATACTACAAGTCAATCAAAGTTACCCAAAGATACTTATCTTGGTTTTTTTGTTAATATTAATCCTAAAACTCCGTATTTAACAATTTCATCGATCTTTGAAACAAGATTGAAACCAATTGCTCAAGAATTCGAGTCAATTATTCAAGAATCAAGAATTCAATTAATTAGATATCAAGGTCAAATAACTCCTGAAGAAGTTTTAAGAAGAAATGTTTTAAATTCTTCTAATATCGCAAGTATCGGAAAATTAGTTTCAAAATTTGAAGAAGAAAAAAATAAATGATTGAATTATTTAGATTTTTCTTATGATTTATTGGAAGTGCAAAGAAAAAATTCTTTACCTTATTTAAATGCTATTGCTAAAAAAGTTATAAAGATAGATAAAAGAGATTATAAGGATAACTTAAAGTTTTTAAAGTTTTATAATTTAAAAAGTAACACGTATTTATTTTTAGAAGAAAATCAAAAAGAAGTTTTAGAATCATATAATATAGATTATTTAGTTACAAATTTAATAATTTTAGATGTATTGTGCGATAATACTGAAAAATTAGAAAAAATAATTAAAACAAATGAATTAGCAATTGTCCCTTTAAAAGTAAGTAAAACTTTACCAGCAATGTATAATATACAAAAAAATATAAAAGATATTTTTGATTTCAGTTTTGAAAAATTACAAGATAATTTTATTGTTATTAATTTAACGATTTTTATAGAAGAAAATAGTAATATTGAAAGTTTGATGCATTATTGAGAAAAAAATAACGAAACAATATTTGGAGGTAGTCTTGAACTTGAAGAAACTAAAAAGTATTTTTATGAAGAACTAAATGAATGAAAAGTTCATCAGCTAGTTTATGAAAGTGAAAACAATTTTGATTACAGTTTATTTAAAAATAAAAATAATATTGATTCATTAGCATGTGGTTATCTAGCTTATATCGGAATTGGTGAAGATGTACTAATTGAAAGAGGGAGACAAGTTTTAAAAAGAATAAGCGAAGGAAATACAAAAAATCCATATCTTATAAATTATTTATTTAACACAAAGCTAATTGATTTATCAGAAACAAACAATTCTTTTACTTTAGATGATAAAGATTTTTATTATACTTTAAATAGAGAACAAAAAGAAGCTGTTAAAAAAGCTTTAAATTCTAAAGATGTTTTTTTATTACAAGGACCTCCTGGAACAGGAAAGACGCAAGTAATCTGTGAAATAATATTTCAATTAACAAAAATAAATAGAAAAGTCTTAGTTTCAAGTCAAAACCATGAAGCAATAAAAAATGTTGTTGACAGATTACCTTATGAACCAAATATCAACAGAATTAGATTAACTAATCAGATAAATTTAAAAACTAAATCAGTCAACAATTTTTCTCCTGAAAGAAGTGTTTATAATTATTACAAGTCAATTGCAAAATCTATGTTTGATGATATGATGGTTGAACAAGAAGCCATAAATGAAGTAAAAGAAATAGAAAACAAGTTAGAAAAGCTTTTAATCAACAGTAAAGGTTATCATCAAAAAAATACACAAGCAAAAAAAATTCAAAGCGAAATTGAAGAAATAAATCAAGAAATTAATAAACTAAAAACTGAATATCTAGAAAAAATTCATTTTAGAAATTCTTTAAAAGAAGAGTTGTTAAATGTAGAAAATTTAATTGAAGTATTAAGTAATTTTGATTTTAATATATCAATAAATATATCTAATTTAATTTACCAACTTTATAATCAAGAAATCAAATTTTTATTTGAAGAGTATATTTTAAATAATCTAAATGAAAATATATATGAAGAAAATGTTTTTTATAAAATAAGAAAAGTCTGTGAACTTGTTTTATTTAAAGATGAAATATTTATTTCTATAAAAAATTTAAAAAAAAGAATAGTTGATCTTAAAAGAGATGCTGAGTTTGAATTAGCAGAAAAAGAAGAAGGAAGTCTTAATGCTTTAGAAAAACTATTATTAAAAAACGAAGGTATAAGAAGTTTAATAAGTATACTTTCTCAATTTAGAAATAAATTAGAAGATCTTAAAATAGATATTAATTATAAGTTAGAAAAAATAAAAAGTGATGAAAACTTAGAAAACAAAATTGATAACTTAGAAATTAAAAAAAATGAGTTGTATGTTACTAGACAGAATTTATCTGAACTTGCAGGGGAAAATGCAGCAGAAGTTAGAGAACTAATAAAATTTGCTAATAAAAAATTTAATTTAAGTTTAGGAATTACTGATGTAGATTTAGAAGAACAAGTTAAAAATCAATTAGAGATATATGGAAAAAGCTTACAAAAAAGAAAAGAAAAAACAGACACATTAAAAAGCTTTTATGAGTTAGTATCTTCTTATGCTAGTGACAACTATAATATAACTAATGAATGGGAAAAGGAAATTGCAACAGAAAATTTCACTCCACAAATGATTCAAGAGTCTAGAAGATACACAAGCTCAGTTTTAAATAATTTAGTAAATGTATATGCAATGACACTAACTTCAACTAATATGTTTAGATTTAATAAAGATGAAAGTGCAAAAAAATTAGGTTTAGAAGAAATAAATTTAAAAACTATGGATGTTGATGTCGTAATTATTGATGAAGCTTCTAAAGCAACTTTGTTAGAAATATTAATGCCCTTAATATATGGAAAGTCCTTAATTTTAGTAGGAGATTACAGACAACTTCCACCAATTTTAAAGTTAAAACCTTCTGATGTTGATTTAGTAAATGAAATAACTAAGAAAAATTATAACTATCAAGAGCTTTATGAATTGCTAGATCAATCAGCATTTAAAAGTTTAATTTCTGCAAAAAATAAAAGTATTACTACAATGTTAAAAACTCAGTATAGAAGTCATAGACAAATAATGGAAGTAGTAAATAAGTTTTATGACAATGAATTAAGAGTTGAACCTCAAGTAAGCGAACAAAAAATGCATGACCTATCAGTTTTATCAAAATATGATAATGAAATTATTAATTCAAAAAACTCAGTTTATTGAATTGATTCAACATACAACTTAAGTGAAGAAGTTAGTTTTGAAGAAGGAGAAGAATATTCAACTAGTTTATATAATAGTTTAGAAATAGATTTAACTTGTGAACTTGTAAAAAATATTGATAAAAGTTTAGAACAAAAAAAATTAAAAATAAAACCTTCATTAGCAATAATAAGTTTTTATGCTTTACATGTAACTAAATTAAAAAAAGTTTTAAATAAAATAAAAATAAAAAATATTAATTTAATAATAAATACAGTAGATGATTTTCAAGGAAAAGAAGCTGATTATGTTATTGTAAATATGGTTAGAAATCCAAAAAGACTTTCTTCAAAAAGTGGTAGAGAGTTCTTAAAAAAATATGAACGTATAAATGTTGCTTTTAGTAGAGCAAGAGAATTATTAATAATAGTTGGAGCACAAAGAGCAGTTAATGATATTACAGTTCAAATTCCAACTGTAAATGACCCAAGTATTTCAAATACTTATGATGTTTATTCCGATATAATTTCAAAGATTCATTATGATGGTGGAACATTAACAACAAAAGATATTTTATAG